In the genome of Streptomyces collinus, one region contains:
- a CDS encoding FdhF/YdeP family oxidoreductase — MQNPPGEEPETTLSVTPPKKWAAGVPAVVHALEYSLEQTSPRKTGVDLLAMNQVGGIDCPGCAWADPAPGRRHRNEYCENGAKHINDEATTRRITAGFFREHSVSDLAARSDMWLNQQGRLTEPMIKRPGSEHYEPISWNDALGVLAQELRAMDSPDEAVFYTSGRASNEAAFVLQLFARAFGTNNLPDCSNMCHESSGFALSETLGTGKGTVSLTDLHHADLIFLVGQNPGSNHPRQLSALEEAKRNGCRIVAVNPLPEAGLRRFKNPQKPSGILGRGTQIADRFLHIKPGGDLALFQALNFLLLEAEDAAPGTVLDHDFIDAHTTGFEEFARHVRTVDWDDVHAATGLTRAEIEKVRDEVLNSERVIVCWAMGITQHKHAVPTVREIVNFLMLRGNLGRAGAGACPVRGHSNVQGDRTMGIWEQMPDTFLDALQKEFGFDPPRSHGLNSVDSIKAMREGRVKVFLALAGNFVRAAPDSEATEGAMRSCRLTAHISTKLNRSHTVCGDTALILPTLGRTERDLQADGEQFVTVENSMSEVHTSQGRLEPASPLLLSEVAILCRLARRTVDGKADIPWDTFEGDYGTIRDRISRIVPGFHDFNARVTRPGGFQLPNPVNEGVFNNKVGKALFTSNERVVPRAPEGHLLLQTLRSHDQWNTIPYTDNDRYRGIHGSRHVVLVNPADLTELGLAQGDHVDLVSVWADGSERRAANFEVVSYPAAKGSAAAYYPETNVLVPLDSVADISNQPTSKGIVVRLEPTPDRTQPATA, encoded by the coding sequence ATGCAGAACCCGCCCGGTGAGGAGCCGGAGACCACCCTCTCCGTGACACCGCCGAAGAAGTGGGCGGCCGGCGTCCCCGCGGTCGTGCACGCCTTGGAGTACTCCCTGGAGCAGACCTCCCCGCGCAAGACCGGGGTGGACCTGCTGGCCATGAACCAGGTGGGCGGGATCGACTGCCCCGGCTGTGCTTGGGCGGACCCGGCCCCGGGCCGGCGCCATCGCAACGAGTACTGCGAGAACGGCGCCAAGCACATCAACGACGAGGCCACCACACGCCGGATCACCGCCGGCTTCTTCCGGGAGCACAGCGTTTCCGACCTCGCCGCCCGCTCCGACATGTGGCTCAACCAGCAGGGCCGGCTCACCGAGCCGATGATCAAGCGGCCCGGCTCCGAGCACTACGAACCCATCAGCTGGAACGACGCCCTGGGCGTCCTCGCGCAGGAGCTCAGAGCGATGGACTCCCCCGACGAGGCCGTCTTCTACACCTCCGGCCGCGCCAGCAACGAGGCCGCCTTCGTCCTGCAGCTCTTCGCCCGCGCCTTCGGCACCAACAATCTGCCCGACTGCAGCAACATGTGCCACGAGTCCAGCGGCTTCGCCCTGAGCGAGACCCTGGGCACCGGCAAGGGCACCGTCAGCCTCACCGACCTCCACCACGCCGACCTGATCTTCCTGGTCGGGCAGAACCCGGGCAGCAACCACCCGCGCCAGCTCAGCGCCCTGGAGGAGGCCAAGCGCAACGGCTGCCGGATCGTGGCGGTCAATCCGCTGCCGGAGGCCGGGCTGCGGCGCTTCAAGAACCCGCAGAAGCCGAGCGGGATCCTCGGACGCGGCACTCAGATCGCCGACCGCTTCCTGCACATCAAGCCCGGCGGCGACCTCGCCCTGTTCCAGGCCCTCAACTTCCTTCTGCTGGAGGCCGAGGACGCGGCGCCCGGCACCGTCCTGGACCACGACTTCATCGACGCCCACACCACCGGCTTCGAGGAGTTCGCCCGGCACGTCCGCACCGTCGACTGGGACGACGTGCACGCGGCAACCGGGCTGACCCGCGCGGAGATCGAGAAGGTCCGCGACGAGGTCCTGAACAGCGAACGGGTCATCGTCTGCTGGGCGATGGGCATCACCCAGCACAAGCACGCTGTGCCCACCGTCCGGGAGATCGTCAACTTCCTGATGCTGCGCGGCAACCTGGGGCGCGCCGGGGCCGGGGCCTGCCCGGTTCGCGGCCACAGCAACGTCCAGGGCGACCGCACGATGGGCATCTGGGAGCAGATGCCGGACACCTTCCTCGACGCCCTGCAGAAGGAGTTCGGCTTCGACCCGCCGCGCTCGCACGGACTGAACTCGGTGGACTCGATCAAGGCGATGCGCGAAGGCCGAGTCAAGGTCTTCCTCGCCTTGGCGGGCAACTTCGTCCGCGCCGCTCCCGACAGTGAGGCCACCGAGGGGGCGATGCGCTCGTGCCGGCTGACCGCCCACATCTCCACCAAGCTCAACCGCTCGCACACCGTCTGCGGCGACACCGCGCTGATCCTGCCGACTCTGGGGCGCACCGAGCGTGACCTGCAAGCCGACGGCGAGCAGTTCGTCACCGTCGAGAACTCCATGAGCGAGGTGCACACCTCCCAGGGCCGCCTCGAACCGGCCTCCCCGCTGCTGCTCAGCGAAGTCGCCATCCTGTGCCGGCTCGCCCGCCGCACTGTGGACGGCAAGGCGGACATCCCGTGGGACACGTTCGAGGGCGACTACGGCACCATCCGCGACCGCATCTCCCGCATCGTGCCGGGCTTCCACGACTTCAACGCACGGGTGACCCGTCCCGGGGGCTTCCAACTGCCCAACCCGGTCAACGAGGGTGTCTTCAACAACAAGGTCGGCAAGGCCCTGTTCACCAGCAACGAGCGCGTGGTCCCGCGGGCACCCGAGGGCCACCTGCTGCTGCAGACGCTGCGCTCGCACGACCAGTGGAACACCATCCCCTACACCGACAACGACCGCTACCGCGGCATCCACGGCAGCCGCCACGTCGTGCTGGTCAACCCGGCCGACCTGACCGAACTCGGCCTGGCTCAGGGCGATCACGTCGACCTGGTGAGCGTCTGGGCCGACGGTTCGGAGCGCCGGGCCGCGAACTTCGAGGTCGTCTCCTACCCGGCCGCCAAGGGCTCGGCCGCCGCCTACTACCCGGAGACGAACGTCCTGGTGCCGCTGGACAGCGTCGCCGACATCAGCAACCAGCCCACGTCGAAGGGCATCGTCGTGCGCCTCGAACCCACCCCCGACCGGACACAGCCCGCAACCGCCTGA
- a CDS encoding M48 family metalloprotease, with product MTPVNAPVGAAASTPDRPRRRGIADTGPRFALLMTVVTASSVSMLDTVLAPKPNDTPGDPLGCLLAAGLDPDGRDLDNLLITASRSEALSTCMSGVPAVEHWKGMVATLLLLAVATAVYWWTPRLRELKHRTIPVGGVDPDGTLAAELAGLRARAGITYGLAFRVDPARTTAGAVVYGRFGHYTVCLHAGLLVRRGTDPEGFRAVVLHELAHIRNRDVDFASASTALWRVFVMLALLPYLYHEGRMLFEGLFGLTDSPFWPGVASALGYSLLAGLVLVGLVHLARADLLRRRELHADAGAVDHGASHAAWEHRDPPGTVAASVRRVTTLLRTHPTWAERRRALADRTRLSGVGALSVFLVGVGTTLLVNALLVVPGLSTNSGAAWCTAAFTAPILWFALARSVEAAQGTGRKESGVRTGIWLGCGLILGEFVRGRHGNEWLGPAPWFLLGLLLAATVAAAWSAQCTRLALAFSRRWARRSAGLLNLLVVAAVLGAGLHWWYRSGQYLAAGLHSQTEVFRDQVTSMYPGTWQAYSWELSAVVALLPSLSALTKSIPVEAAALALWFLPLVLWACTGTPALRAGRALAAGLAGGALCWAGLLAAGYVQHGRRPGSWAERAGAYSFFHSWLVMGAILASSLLTAAAVAALSRHSWLPRALLAAAVSQLLGLAGTFVLFSADGCLGRFSVMTDRCHWLPDAGLIYLGPITRTIMTPTVLLAGCAALIGAGVGWGVRRLRRGSPLRPDPAGHPDGTSGRTQTPPPPAANTRLRLLSSGMVLVLAVPASLLTMAAHEVWSGAKPASAAASVDAPDDPLGDLVDSPPTARKAKIREWQMLAWLDHGGLTHYKQIADVIADVGDALTAAGKQKPGSNGKIRLDTKKFSGLCGALVKRADDALAYFPVPDKNLQKTWSGSLKGIVRQGRICQDAMTRGDDDPYKTEADRSRAFSQALDGTLKAVGRLTTVLDKMTNVATGST from the coding sequence GTGACCCCTGTGAACGCGCCCGTCGGCGCCGCGGCCTCCACGCCGGACAGACCCCGGCGGCGCGGCATCGCCGACACCGGGCCCCGTTTCGCACTGCTGATGACCGTCGTGACGGCGTCCAGCGTGAGCATGCTGGACACCGTCCTGGCGCCGAAGCCCAACGACACCCCCGGCGACCCGCTGGGCTGTCTGCTCGCGGCCGGGCTGGACCCCGACGGCCGCGATCTGGACAACCTGCTGATCACTGCGAGCCGGTCCGAGGCGCTGTCGACGTGCATGTCCGGGGTACCGGCGGTCGAGCACTGGAAAGGCATGGTCGCGACGCTGCTGCTGTTGGCGGTCGCGACGGCGGTGTACTGGTGGACGCCACGGCTGCGCGAGCTCAAGCACCGCACGATCCCGGTCGGGGGAGTGGATCCCGACGGCACGCTGGCCGCCGAGCTCGCCGGACTGCGGGCCCGCGCCGGCATCACCTACGGCCTGGCGTTCCGCGTGGACCCGGCCCGGACCACCGCCGGTGCCGTCGTGTACGGACGATTCGGGCACTACACCGTATGCCTGCACGCCGGCCTGCTGGTGCGGCGCGGCACGGACCCGGAGGGCTTCCGCGCGGTCGTCCTGCACGAACTCGCCCACATCCGCAACCGCGACGTGGACTTCGCCTCCGCCAGTACCGCCCTGTGGCGGGTGTTCGTGATGCTCGCGCTGCTGCCCTACCTGTACCACGAGGGCCGCATGCTCTTCGAGGGCCTGTTCGGCCTGACCGACTCACCGTTCTGGCCTGGGGTCGCGTCAGCACTGGGGTATTCCCTGCTGGCCGGCCTGGTCCTCGTGGGCCTGGTGCACCTGGCCCGTGCCGATCTGCTGCGCCGCCGTGAACTGCACGCCGACGCCGGGGCCGTCGACCACGGTGCGTCGCACGCCGCGTGGGAGCACCGGGACCCGCCCGGCACGGTGGCGGCCTCGGTGCGACGCGTCACCACGCTGCTGAGGACGCACCCGACCTGGGCCGAGCGACGCCGCGCGCTCGCCGACCGCACCCGGCTGTCGGGGGTGGGGGCGCTCTCCGTCTTCCTCGTCGGAGTCGGCACCACGCTGCTGGTGAACGCGCTGCTGGTGGTGCCAGGGCTGTCCACGAACAGCGGCGCCGCATGGTGCACGGCCGCTTTCACGGCGCCCATACTCTGGTTCGCGCTGGCGCGTTCGGTGGAAGCCGCCCAGGGCACGGGGCGGAAGGAGTCCGGCGTACGGACGGGGATCTGGCTCGGCTGCGGCCTGATCCTGGGCGAGTTCGTGCGCGGCAGGCACGGCAACGAGTGGCTGGGGCCCGCGCCCTGGTTCCTGCTCGGCCTGCTGCTCGCCGCGACGGTCGCGGCGGCGTGGTCGGCACAGTGCACACGGCTGGCACTCGCCTTCTCGCGCAGGTGGGCGAGGCGGTCGGCCGGGCTGCTGAACCTGCTGGTCGTGGCGGCGGTACTGGGGGCCGGCCTGCACTGGTGGTACCGGTCGGGCCAGTACCTCGCGGCCGGCCTGCACAGCCAGACCGAAGTGTTCCGCGATCAGGTGACGTCGATGTACCCGGGCACGTGGCAGGCCTACTCCTGGGAGCTCTCGGCCGTCGTCGCGCTGCTGCCCAGCCTCTCGGCCCTCACGAAGAGCATCCCGGTCGAGGCCGCTGCCCTCGCTCTGTGGTTCCTCCCGCTCGTGCTCTGGGCGTGCACGGGAACGCCCGCACTGCGGGCCGGCCGGGCCCTCGCAGCCGGCCTGGCCGGCGGTGCGCTGTGCTGGGCGGGGTTGCTCGCGGCGGGCTACGTCCAGCACGGCCGCCGCCCCGGCTCCTGGGCGGAACGCGCCGGTGCGTACAGCTTCTTCCACAGCTGGCTGGTGATGGGCGCCATCCTCGCCTCGAGCCTGCTCACCGCCGCCGCAGTGGCAGCCCTCTCCCGGCACTCCTGGCTCCCTCGCGCCCTGCTGGCCGCAGCCGTGTCCCAACTGCTCGGACTCGCGGGGACGTTCGTCCTCTTCTCCGCCGACGGCTGCCTCGGCCGGTTCAGCGTCATGACCGACCGGTGCCACTGGTTGCCGGACGCCGGCCTGATCTACCTCGGCCCGATCACCCGGACCATCATGACCCCGACGGTCCTCCTCGCGGGGTGCGCGGCGCTGATCGGTGCGGGGGTGGGGTGGGGCGTACGACGGTTGCGACGCGGGTCCCCCCTACGGCCGGACCCGGCCGGTCACCCGGACGGAACATCGGGCCGCACGCAGACACCCCCGCCTCCCGCCGCCAACACACGGCTGAGGCTGCTCTCGTCGGGCATGGTCCTGGTGCTGGCCGTTCCCGCGTCACTGCTCACGATGGCGGCGCACGAGGTCTGGTCCGGTGCGAAGCCGGCCAGTGCGGCGGCGTCGGTCGACGCCCCGGACGACCCGCTCGGCGATCTGGTCGACTCCCCGCCGACGGCGAGGAAGGCGAAGATCCGCGAGTGGCAGATGCTGGCCTGGCTCGACCACGGCGGTCTGACGCACTACAAGCAGATCGCCGACGTCATCGCGGACGTCGGCGACGCACTCACCGCCGCCGGGAAGCAGAAGCCGGGCAGCAACGGGAAGATCAGGCTGGACACAAAGAAGTTCAGCGGGCTCTGCGGGGCCCTGGTGAAGCGAGCCGACGACGCGCTGGCCTACTTCCCCGTACCGGACAAGAACCTGCAGAAGACCTGGTCGGGGTCTTTGAAGGGGATCGTCCGCCAGGGCCGGATCTGCCAGGACGCGATGACCCGCGGCGACGACGACCCGTACAAGACGGAAGCGGACCGGTCACGGGCCTTCAGCCAGGCCCTCGACGGGACACTCAAAGCCGTGGGCCGCCTCACCACCGTCCTGGACAAGATGACGAACGTGGCGACGGGCTCGACCTGA
- a CDS encoding SulP family inorganic anion transporter: protein MSPAARLRGLKPDWISDPRVWRTEVLGGLVVALALIPEAISFSIIAGVDPAIGLFASFTMAVTIAIVGGRRAMISAATGAVALVIAPLNREHGFGYLVAAVILAGVFQIALGALGVAKLMRFVPRSVMVGFVNSLAILIFMAQIPEMRGVPWPVYPLMAGGLALMVFFPKLTTVIPAPLVSIVILTVITVAAGIAVPTVGGKGELPSSLPVPGLPDVPFTLDTLTTIAPYAFAMALVGLMESLMTAKLVDEITDTHSDKTRESIGQGIANVVTGFFGGMGGCAMIGQTMINVKVSGARTRLSTFLAGAFLMVLCIVFGPVVSDIPMAALVAVMVMVSFATFDWHSIAPKTLKRMPAGEITVMVITVVCVVATHNLAIGVVVGSITAMVVFAKRVAHLAEVTATTGPDGSSVVYRVTGELFFASSNDLVGRFDYATDPKKVVIDLSAAHIWDASSVAALDGIAAKYAQRGKTVEITGLNDPSADLHGKLTGELAAGH, encoded by the coding sequence GTGTCCCCGGCTGCGCGCCTGCGTGGTCTGAAGCCCGATTGGATCTCCGACCCGAGGGTCTGGCGCACCGAAGTCCTCGGGGGCCTGGTCGTCGCGCTCGCCTTGATCCCCGAGGCGATCTCGTTCTCGATCATCGCCGGTGTCGACCCGGCCATCGGCCTGTTCGCCTCCTTCACCATGGCCGTGACCATCGCGATCGTCGGCGGCCGACGGGCGATGATCTCCGCCGCCACCGGTGCGGTGGCCCTGGTGATCGCCCCGCTGAACCGGGAGCACGGCTTCGGCTACCTCGTCGCCGCCGTCATCCTGGCCGGCGTGTTCCAGATCGCCCTCGGCGCTCTCGGCGTGGCGAAGCTGATGCGGTTCGTTCCCCGCTCCGTCATGGTCGGCTTCGTCAACTCCCTGGCCATCTTGATCTTCATGGCCCAGATCCCGGAGATGCGCGGCGTCCCCTGGCCGGTCTACCCGCTGATGGCCGGCGGCCTCGCACTCATGGTGTTCTTCCCGAAGCTCACCACCGTGATCCCCGCGCCGCTCGTCTCGATCGTCATCCTCACCGTCATCACGGTGGCGGCCGGCATCGCTGTCCCGACGGTGGGCGGCAAGGGCGAGCTGCCGTCGTCCCTGCCGGTGCCGGGCCTGCCCGACGTGCCCTTCACCCTGGACACGCTGACGACCATCGCGCCGTACGCGTTCGCCATGGCCCTGGTCGGGCTGATGGAGTCGCTGATGACCGCGAAGCTCGTCGACGAGATCACCGACACTCACTCCGACAAGACCCGCGAATCCATCGGCCAGGGCATCGCCAACGTCGTCACCGGCTTCTTCGGCGGCATGGGCGGTTGCGCCATGATCGGCCAGACGATGATCAACGTGAAGGTCTCCGGTGCGCGCACCCGGCTCTCGACCTTCCTCGCGGGCGCGTTCCTGATGGTGCTGTGCATCGTTTTCGGCCCGGTCGTCTCCGACATCCCCATGGCCGCGCTCGTCGCCGTCATGGTCATGGTGTCGTTCGCGACCTTCGACTGGCACTCCATAGCGCCCAAGACGCTCAAGCGGATGCCCGCCGGGGAGATCACCGTCATGGTGATCACCGTCGTCTGTGTGGTCGCCACCCACAACCTCGCCATCGGCGTCGTCGTCGGCTCCATCACCGCCATGGTCGTCTTCGCCAAGCGCGTCGCCCACCTGGCCGAGGTCACCGCCACCACCGGTCCCGACGGCAGCTCGGTCGTCTACCGGGTCACCGGCGAACTGTTCTTCGCCTCCTCCAACGACCTCGTCGGCCGGTTCGACTACGCCACCGATCCGAAGAAGGTCGTCATCGATCTGAGCGCGGCCCACATCTGGGACGCGTCCTCTGTCGCCGCCCTCGACGGGATCGCAGCGAAGTACGCCCAACGCGGCAAGACCGTCGAGATCACCGGCCTGAACGACCCCAGCGCCGACCTCCACGGCAAACTCACCGGGGAACTCGCCGCCGGCCACTGA
- a CDS encoding DUF4246 domain-containing protein, whose protein sequence is MTGLPAFPLPFHASQSIAFTPPRTLRELQMMQCSAHIRAKPEWFDKMNDAGIVARWTQEAIAQGLTEAQVRYVLDELAHYAALRDGRTGVQVSAVDGVWQSDELIDDTLRSRLRKAVQVLEQVPEAELDWHPGSDGQVLDLVHPSLFCLVRGVSGAPERAWRNPTNRYAKYEFSEKFQWLPTDVDVQDDGDVAFASYVNNVHSERHHELAGVLPDLFARMLPLLENVLTDLRHPRPPRIEADPYGWYDSEPVYPDKGSYTDDGAYTEALRAWEAAQDDWWENRRPVLPDAPVFTAPERPDASARVDLRGRRLQVIVKLATLHLTPDKPEYLGGSWHVEGMLNERIVSTGIYYWDSENITESRLSFRAALDDPDYEQNDDNGLREVYGLEDEDALNQMLGSASTPAGRCLAFPNILQHRVDSFRLEDPTRPGHRKILAFFLVDPSETIVSTSDVPPQQPWSDTSTMTLDQAKNHREQLMRERRFFVDEHNEQLYEREFSLCEH, encoded by the coding sequence TTGACCGGGTTGCCCGCTTTCCCCTTGCCCTTCCATGCTTCCCAATCCATAGCGTTCACGCCACCGCGAACGCTGCGGGAACTCCAGATGATGCAGTGCAGCGCGCACATCCGGGCGAAGCCGGAATGGTTCGACAAGATGAACGATGCCGGCATCGTCGCGAGGTGGACACAAGAAGCGATCGCCCAGGGCCTCACCGAAGCGCAAGTCCGCTACGTGCTGGACGAACTCGCGCATTACGCCGCGCTGAGAGACGGGCGAACCGGCGTCCAGGTGTCCGCCGTCGACGGGGTGTGGCAGTCGGACGAGTTGATCGACGACACGCTCAGATCGCGGCTGCGCAAGGCGGTTCAGGTTCTGGAACAGGTCCCCGAAGCGGAACTGGACTGGCATCCCGGGTCCGACGGCCAGGTACTGGATCTGGTTCACCCCTCACTGTTCTGTCTGGTGAGGGGGGTGAGCGGCGCACCCGAGCGGGCATGGCGGAACCCGACGAACCGCTACGCGAAGTACGAGTTCTCGGAGAAGTTCCAGTGGCTGCCCACGGACGTCGACGTCCAGGACGACGGCGATGTCGCCTTCGCCTCGTACGTCAACAACGTCCACTCCGAGCGTCACCACGAACTGGCCGGGGTGCTGCCTGACTTGTTCGCGCGCATGCTTCCGCTGCTGGAGAACGTGCTCACCGATCTGCGCCATCCCCGGCCCCCGCGGATCGAGGCCGATCCCTACGGCTGGTACGACTCGGAGCCGGTGTATCCAGACAAAGGCTCCTACACGGATGACGGGGCCTATACCGAAGCCCTCCGCGCCTGGGAAGCGGCCCAGGACGACTGGTGGGAGAACCGCCGCCCTGTCCTCCCGGACGCCCCGGTCTTCACCGCGCCCGAGCGGCCCGACGCATCCGCCCGGGTCGATCTGCGCGGCCGCCGTCTCCAGGTCATCGTCAAGCTCGCCACCCTTCACCTCACCCCGGACAAGCCCGAGTACCTCGGCGGATCCTGGCACGTCGAGGGAATGCTGAACGAGCGGATCGTCTCCACCGGCATCTACTACTGGGACAGCGAGAACATCACCGAAAGCCGGCTGAGTTTCCGGGCGGCACTCGATGACCCGGATTACGAACAGAACGACGACAACGGCCTGCGTGAGGTCTACGGCCTGGAAGACGAAGACGCGCTGAACCAGATGCTGGGATCGGCATCGACCCCAGCGGGCCGCTGCCTTGCGTTCCCGAACATCCTGCAACACCGGGTCGACTCATTCCGCCTAGAGGACCCCACCCGCCCGGGGCACCGCAAGATCCTCGCGTTCTTCCTCGTCGACCCGTCGGAAACGATCGTCTCGACCTCCGATGTACCCCCGCAACAACCGTGGTCCGACACCTCGACCATGACGCTTGACCAGGCAAAGAACCACCGCGAACAGCTCATGCGGGAACGCAGGTTCTTCGTCGACGAACACAACGAGCAGCTCTACGAACGGGAGTTCTCCCTCTGCGAGCACTGA
- a CDS encoding peptidase inhibitor family I36 protein, with protein sequence MKKPALLAAALLLAAGSPLTTAATASAADCPSGHFCAWENVDFQGQRANWSGDDGWWEGYIADTDSSWANHGIVGPGIPSFVQVFENAGQRGDMTICLAPGQEVNWNGVANDRGDSHRWAMGC encoded by the coding sequence ATGAAGAAGCCCGCCCTCCTGGCCGCCGCGCTGCTCCTCGCCGCCGGCAGTCCCCTCACCACCGCCGCCACGGCATCAGCCGCGGACTGCCCCAGCGGCCACTTCTGCGCTTGGGAGAACGTCGACTTCCAGGGGCAGCGCGCCAACTGGTCGGGCGACGACGGCTGGTGGGAGGGCTACATCGCCGACACCGACTCCTCCTGGGCCAACCACGGAATCGTAGGTCCTGGCATCCCGAGCTTTGTCCAGGTGTTCGAGAACGCCGGGCAGCGCGGCGACATGACCATCTGCCTCGCCCCCGGCCAGGAGGTCAACTGGAACGGCGTCGCCAACGACCGGGGTGACTCCCACAGGTGGGCCATGGGCTGCTGA
- a CDS encoding VOC family protein produces MAIQRMDNVGIVVEDMDAAIAFFVELGMELEGRAVVEGPVADQCTGLDGVRCDIAMVRTPDGHSRLELAKYRSPAVIGAGPRNRPHNVLGTHRVMFAVDDIEDTVARLRPHGAELVGEIARFEDSYLLCYLRGPAGIIVGLAEQLR; encoded by the coding sequence ATGGCGATTCAGCGGATGGACAACGTCGGCATCGTCGTCGAGGACATGGATGCCGCCATCGCCTTCTTCGTGGAACTCGGCATGGAACTGGAGGGCAGGGCGGTGGTCGAAGGCCCCGTCGCCGACCAGTGCACCGGACTCGACGGCGTCCGCTGCGACATCGCGATGGTCCGGACCCCGGACGGTCACAGCCGGCTCGAGCTGGCGAAGTACCGCAGCCCCGCGGTGATCGGCGCCGGGCCGCGCAACCGGCCGCACAACGTCCTGGGCACGCACCGCGTCATGTTCGCCGTCGACGACATCGAGGACACCGTCGCCCGCCTGCGCCCTCACGGCGCCGAACTCGTCGGCGAGATCGCCCGGTTCGAGGACAGCTATCTGCTCTGCTACCTCCGCGGCCCGGCGGGCATCATCGTCGGACTGGCCGAGCAACTGCGCTGA
- a CDS encoding serine/threonine-protein kinase, giving the protein MRSGEIQVGWREVRDARAFRGCARVLAGRYRLDGLIGSGGAADVHRGFDLRLRRPVAVKVFRPGSGFDTEEAFRSEAEILARLQHPGLVTAFDAGHHDGEAFLVMQLIDGLTLKSRIADGPLTCEAAADLGAALAEALAHAHEEGIVHRDVKPSNILLDSSGRPHLTDFGISRLLDATTRTATGALTGTAAYLAPEQVLGRPVGRPADIYALGLVLLESLTGRLEYDGGPLEAAIARLHRPPSLPDFLPHGFATLLRDMTSLEEHVRPRAADCAQALSCLSGTSSADPAASVARPVLSAVPSTVTHHADSTHRGLSPAVMAPRSLSTSTGPAGAMSRPATPRGRIRTRGVAAALAAVLAGGLVATEGFSRHDAADEAAPSAPDPVAPSTPPESAAHDDDKPSASAPPSSPGSSVSGRPVSDSVPVRSARPPSDGQEPVTDRARTHSTSEQAAADADANGRTHAHGQIPGDSRKNQKGKKAAHAK; this is encoded by the coding sequence ATGCGGAGTGGGGAGATTCAGGTGGGATGGCGAGAGGTGCGGGACGCCCGGGCATTTCGAGGCTGTGCCCGGGTTCTGGCGGGCCGCTACCGCCTGGACGGGCTGATCGGTTCAGGCGGTGCGGCTGACGTCCACCGCGGTTTCGACCTGCGACTGCGGCGGCCGGTCGCTGTGAAAGTCTTCCGCCCCGGCAGCGGGTTCGACACGGAGGAGGCTTTCCGCAGCGAGGCCGAGATCCTCGCGCGGTTGCAGCATCCGGGCCTGGTGACCGCGTTCGACGCCGGACACCATGACGGCGAAGCCTTCCTGGTCATGCAGTTGATCGACGGACTTACCCTGAAGTCCCGCATCGCCGACGGTCCCCTGACGTGCGAGGCCGCTGCCGACCTCGGCGCGGCATTGGCCGAAGCGCTCGCTCACGCCCATGAGGAGGGCATCGTCCACCGGGATGTCAAACCGTCCAACATCCTTCTGGACTCCTCCGGCCGTCCCCATCTGACGGACTTCGGCATCTCCCGGCTGCTCGATGCGACCACCCGCACCGCAACCGGCGCCCTGACCGGCACGGCGGCCTATCTCGCCCCCGAACAGGTGCTGGGCCGGCCCGTCGGCCGGCCCGCCGACATCTATGCCCTCGGCTTGGTCCTCCTCGAAAGCCTCACCGGCCGGCTCGAATACGACGGTGGCCCTTTGGAGGCCGCGATAGCGCGCCTGCACCGCCCGCCGTCGCTCCCGGACTTCCTGCCCCACGGCTTCGCCACCCTCCTGCGGGACATGACCAGCCTCGAAGAACACGTTCGTCCCAGGGCGGCCGACTGCGCCCAAGCCCTATCTTGTCTCTCCGGAACGAGCTCAGCAGACCCCGCCGCATCCGTTGCCCGCCCCGTACTGAGCGCCGTACCGTCCACGGTCACGCATCACGCCGACAGCACCCACCGGGGCCTGTCGCCCGCCGTGATGGCGCCCAGAAGCCTGAGTACCTCAACGGGCCCCGCTGGGGCGATGTCTCGGCCCGCGACCCCACGGGGCCGCATCCGCACCCGAGGGGTGGCGGCTGCGCTGGCCGCCGTTCTCGCCGGCGGCCTGGTGGCCACCGAAGGCTTCTCACGCCACGACGCCGCCGACGAGGCGGCTCCGTCCGCCCCCGATCCGGTCGCCCCTTCCACACCTCCGGAATCGGCCGCTCACGACGATGACAAGCCCTCCGCGTCGGCGCCTCCGTCTTCGCCCGGCTCCTCCGTCTCGGGCCGGCCGGTGAGCGATTCCGTTCCCGTGCGCAGCGCTCGTCCGCCCTCTGACGGCCAGGAGCCCGTCACCGACCGGGCTCGTACGCACAGCACTTCCGAGCAGGCCGCGGCCGACGCAGACGCGAACGGCAGAACACATGCCCACGGCCAGATTCCGGGAGACTCCCGAAAGAACCAGAAGGGAAAGAAGGCAGCACACGCCAAGTAG